The Triticum aestivum cultivar Chinese Spring chromosome 6D, IWGSC CS RefSeq v2.1, whole genome shotgun sequence genomic sequence aagcagGCTCCAGTAGGGAGCGGCTACAGCGGCGAGTCACTAGCTTGTTTTGGCGCCAATATTGATCGTTCGGTGGTTACGAAATCTCTagaatttttttattatgtttgagatgctttatACTTTCAGTGACTCTTATAATAGATCTGATCATTTTCGCAAACAAAAAAAAAGTTTTGATATTATGTGTAGAAAACGTGCACTTGCTGAAATGGAAACAAGGAAAAAAGAAACCTAAATGTATAGATAAGCCCCACAAAGCAGACAAATCACCCTCCGAAGCTGGTTTTGCCCAGGTGGCACACTGACCAGATTTGACTTACATAGCCACCTCACTCCGGGACCCACATGTTAGTGTAATACTCCCACGAGTCGACCATCTCTCCGCTCCCTCTGCCGCGGCGCGCTCTCCCGGCCAAGGCATGACCTCGCCGTCGAGCTTCGCCTGGGCGCACTTCCCGCGCTGCAGCGTCACATCGACCCCTCCCTCTACGACGAGGGCGGCGATGCGCTCGCGCCGGAGCCGCTGGAGGCCGTGCACCAGTGACGCCACCGTGGGCCGCAAGGACTCCATTGAGCTCTGGTGCAGCCAATTCGACGGCCACCGATCGTGGATGCGTTGATGGGCGCACCGCAGGGCAGGTGGAGCCTGGGAAGGCGTCCCGCTCTGGATGGACTTGGTCGTCGGCGCCGCGGTCGATGGCCTCGACCGCGGCTCCTTATGTGGACATGGTACGCCGTTTTCGCCTCCTATCGCTCCTCCTGCGAGATCTCGGCATATTAACAGATTATAAGGCAACACTACGGCCTCGTGGTCGTCTCTGGCTGCTGTGACCACCAACTCCTTGGTCGAGAGCCAGCCTCTTCTTGGGCGCATGcaaagtgttcgacagaatgaccAGCCCAGTGGGGACTTCTCCGTCTCGCCGCTTAGGCAAAACTGTCACGAGAAACCGCTAAACTGGCCTCTTCAGGGTGATTTAATTTGTGATAGTTGAGGGGATTAAGATACTGAATTTTTACTTTTCAAATAATATTCTGAAACATGGTTCTGAATCTCTTTCAGAAAAGATGGTTTACATTCATCAGTACAGTTCTTTTAACCTTTCTGGAATGGTTCCTATATTTCGCCTAGGACTTCTAttttacaacatggcattgcaCTCTCACCTGTGTTCTTTTTGTGGATGCCCTTTTCGAAACTATTCCGCGTGGTCACATGGTTCTAGGTTTTAAGCAACTTTCTTTATTTGAAGGTTCGATCGGGTGCTAGGGTATGCTACAGGATATTCTCCAGAATTTGGCCTCAACGTTCTCATCAGCTCTTCTCATCATTTGAACCATCCAGGCAGAAAGTATATATATCCTCAAATTTATCTTGCATATTTGCCTATTTGGTCATACAGTTTTTGACTCTATGATATTAAATTCTGTAGATGATAATTGATGATGATGCTGAGACACATCAAAAGCAGTTGTCACCAATAGAAGGAATTAAGCTCGGGCAACCTCAATTTGTTCCTTGCATTCCAACTGCAATGGACAAAGTTGTCATGGTCGATCCTCTGACATCACTTTCTTCTGGAGACCTGCAATCAGCACTGGTGAAAATATCTCTTCAGCATTCTCATATGACCCCTCAAATTCCAGCGGAAGATAGTAAAGATGGTTTAGCTATTGGAAGTTCATTTGAGGATATGAGCACATTAGAAGAAGAAAGAATTCCAGTTCCAGACCCTGATGAACGCGTTTCAGGTATATGTCAGCGAAAAATACCTTGCTATTtcttctttttctcggtttggacCACTCTGCTTTATTGGCCAACTTGTTGAATTCAGACCAAAATGCAGGTATCAGTTCATCATCCCGTGATTTTCCTTCTGCCACTCCATTTGAACCAACTCCAGACATTTTATTGTCAGAAGCAACTGTCATAGCAACTTTCCAAGACAAGGCCGAGTGCAGGCCGGAGGTTGAACATATAACTTCTTGTCAAGTTCAAGCATCACGGGATCCTTCTGAGATGTTGAGCCGCACTCCTCCTGCTAGTTCGGAAGAGTCAGAAAACTTGCTAAACCAAAGGCCCACTAAATCAAGCTCTAATGGAATATCAGGTGGAAGATTAAGGTCCCAACAAGAAGAGAGGCCCTGTGCCAGAACTCCTCGTAAGAGTGTAGTTTCGAAGCAGTCACCGAATAACCACACTCCTAATTTCCGGCGACCTCTCCTGAGTAAGCTGATGACAAACTGGTTCTATGCCAGTACAGGAGGTGATTTAGATGGTAAACAGCTCATTATTGGTGAAACGGCCAATAGCATGGATGTGCCCTCATCTCTCACTGGGGCACTTTCTTTAGGCCTTAACCCCAAGTCAGATTGGATGATGAGGGTATATGCATTCAATTTCTTGCGCCAACACTTGCAAGAGCGAGGACCGAAAGGCATTCAGGAGGTTGCACAAAATTTTGAGAAGGTTATGAGGCTTGTTAATCAGTATTTGGATGATCCACACCATAAAGTGGCACATGCTGCTCTCTCATCACTTGCTGAGATCATGCCGGTTTTCAAGAAGCCTTTTGAACATTATCTGGACAAGATGTTGCCCCATGTTTTCTCTCGATTAAATGATCCAAAGGAGTCAACCAAGCAGCAATGCTTATCAGTTTTGAATCTTGCAGGTGAAAATTACTCCATTGATTCTCTCTTACCTGCTCTGCTTCGTTCGTTGGACGAGCAAAAATCCCCCAAGTCAAAGCTTGCAATTCTTGACTttgcaaaggcctcttttgtgaaATGCACAGTTAGTTCTGACATCTATCCTGGTAGCAGTTTTCTCAAGCCGTGGCTTGGGAAGCTAACTCTTCTGTTTAAGGATAGAAACAAGAAGCTAAAAGAGGCTGCGGTGGTTGGTTTATCTTCAGTGTATTGTCATTATGATCCGGAAACCATGTTAAGCTTTATAGTTACCTTGTCAATGGAAGAACAGAAGCAACTTACGCGGGCAATAAAGCAGTTAATCCCTATGATAGGGAGCGACCTGGAAGACTTCTTGCAGCAAAGGAGACATAAACACAAAGTGCCGTCTTTTGATCGCTTTGCTGCTACAGATCCTCATCCCAGAAGTTATGTTGGAAGGCAACATAAATCCCACCAGCATGACGCATATCAATCTAGTGATGTCAGAGGTGATCAAGTATTTAGCTCCGCATTCCAATATCTCCCAAACACTCACTTGGAGGTCTTTGGGCGTCATACCGCGAAGGTTCAATCTGAATTGGGTGGTGAATCTTATGGTCACAGAGCTGAAATGATGGGTAAAAAGTATAGTCCTAGAAGGCGAAGCAAGGATATGATGATGAATAGTAGTCAGAGTCATGAGCCAAGCATTTCCAAGATGCATCATCAGGTTTGTAACTATTTATTGACCTGTTTGGTGTTATTTCTTATCATTATTTTTAAGCTTCTTTCCATTTTGACATAGGGATTAACATGTATTTCCGTTTAGGTTGATCTATTTGTATcaccttatttatttattttatcttagtAAGGGGTATTCCAGTCCTAGGTTTGTTGGTTCTGATGTCACCTCATACTTATTCCTTTCTCAGAATTTGCATCATATGTCCTCTCTCCTTGAGATGCTTGATGACCCAACTGAATCCACTAGAGAGCTTGCACTTTCTCTATTGGCTGGAATTCTCGAAAAGAAAGTAagattttatttttttggtgggaaTATAATTATTTCTAAACTACCAATAGTGAGTATTTGTGCCATTGATGGGCCTTCCATGAAAATGACCTCTGCTATGGTCATATATTCCAGGAAAAGGCACTGGAGAATTGTATCGAGACTCTTGTAGTTAAATTGTTGCATGCAACCAAAGATTCTGCCTTAAAGGTACTACTACACTGGGGCACTCTTCTAGGATTTGCATTGTCTCAACCATAAAGTTGCTCACTCAGGCCTTTTGTGTCATTGTCATTGCAGGTAGTAAATCTGGCGCATATCTGTCTGACAACCGTGGTCACTCAATTTGATCCACTGGGATGCCTTCGGGTAAGATTCTTTCATATTATGTTTTCGGTTTTACGAATACTCTTAGGAATTTAATTCATATAGATGAATTGGAGAACTTGTTgctgttcctttttcttttttcctttttcacggTCGTTGgaatcttatctcttttttagggGTCTTATCTTGCTCATTTTAAATACACAGGCAATTGCTTCTCAGTTGGTCTCTCATGATGAGAAAATCCTTATTGTCAGCATCAACAGTTT encodes the following:
- the LOC123146131 gene encoding CLIP-associated protein isoform X2 — protein: MPDVHRSSCTTTEAESSGTNQVKKSSKQKISTRDMSLLSGEEDITRKSVEPIKVFSEKDLIKEIGKVMSTLQPDNEWSIRITAMQRVEGIVRGGAADYSAFPTLLKQLVAPLITQLLDRRSSVVKQACHLLIFLSKELLRDFEPCAELLIPALLKNVVITVLVIAESADNCIKEMLRNCKVARILPRVIEFAKNDRSAVLRARCCEYAILMLEYWVDTPELQRSANLYEELIKCCIGDATSEVRSGARVCYRIFSRIWPQRSHQLFSSFEPSRQKMIIDDDAETHQKQLSPIEGIKLGQPQFVPCIPTAMDKVVMVDPLTSLSSGDLQSALVKISLQHSHMTPQIPAEDSKDGLAIGSSFEDMSTLEEERIPVPDPDERVSGISSSSRDFPSATPFEPTPDILLSEATVIATFQDKAECRPEVEHITSCQVQASRDPSEMLSRTPPASSEESENLLNQRPTKSSSNGISGGRLRSQQEERPCARTPRKSVVSKQSPNNHTPNFRRPLLSKLMTNWFYASTGGDLDGKQLIIGETANSMDVPSSLTGALSLGLNPKSDWMMRVYAFNFLRQHLQERGPKGIQEVAQNFEKVMRLVNQYLDDPHHKVAHAALSSLAEIMPVFKKPFEHYLDKMLPHVFSRLNDPKESTKQQCLSVLNLAGENYSIDSLLPALLRSLDEQKSPKSKLAILDFAKASFVKCTVSSDIYPGSSFLKPWLGKLTLLFKDRNKKLKEAAVVGLSSVYCHYDPETMLSFIVTLSMEEQKQLTRAIKQLIPMIGSDLEDFLQQRRHKHKVPSFDRFAATDPHPRSYVGRQHKSHQHDAYQSSDVRGDQVFSSAFQYLPNTHLEVFGRHTAKVQSELGGESYGHRAEMMGKKYSPRRRSKDMMMNSSQSHEPSISKMHHQNLHHMSSLLEMLDDPTESTRELALSLLAGILEKKEKALENCIETLVVKLLHATKDSALKVVNLAHICLTTVVTQFDPLGCLRAIASQLVSHDEKILIVSINSLSKLVMRLSHDDLMAHLSTFLPVLLDTFENHSPYVRKAILLCLVDTYLKLGPAVAPHLERLGGAQLLQLVVATSASRLSRANI
- the LOC123146131 gene encoding CLIP-associated protein isoform X1, which produces MPDVHRSSCTTTEAESSGTNQVKKSSKQKISTRDMSLLSGEEDITRKSVEPIKVFSEKDLIKEIGKVMSTLQPDNEWSIRITAMQRVEGIVRGGAADYSAFPTLLKQLVAPLITQLLDRRSSVVKQACHLLIFLSKELLRDFEPCAELLIPALLKNVVITVLVIAESADNCIKEMLRNCKVARILPRVIEFAKNDRSAVLRARCCEYAILMLEYWVDTPELQRSANLYEELIKCCIGDATSEVRSGARVCYRIFSRIWPQRSHQLFSSFEPSRQKMIIDDDAETHQKQLSPIEGIKLGQPQFVPCIPTAMDKVVMVDPLTSLSSGDLQSALVKISLQHSHMTPQIPAEDSKDGLAIGSSFEDMSTLEEERIPVPDPDERVSDQNAGISSSSRDFPSATPFEPTPDILLSEATVIATFQDKAECRPEVEHITSCQVQASRDPSEMLSRTPPASSEESENLLNQRPTKSSSNGISGGRLRSQQEERPCARTPRKSVVSKQSPNNHTPNFRRPLLSKLMTNWFYASTGGDLDGKQLIIGETANSMDVPSSLTGALSLGLNPKSDWMMRVYAFNFLRQHLQERGPKGIQEVAQNFEKVMRLVNQYLDDPHHKVAHAALSSLAEIMPVFKKPFEHYLDKMLPHVFSRLNDPKESTKQQCLSVLNLAGENYSIDSLLPALLRSLDEQKSPKSKLAILDFAKASFVKCTVSSDIYPGSSFLKPWLGKLTLLFKDRNKKLKEAAVVGLSSVYCHYDPETMLSFIVTLSMEEQKQLTRAIKQLIPMIGSDLEDFLQQRRHKHKVPSFDRFAATDPHPRSYVGRQHKSHQHDAYQSSDVRGDQVFSSAFQYLPNTHLEVFGRHTAKVQSELGGESYGHRAEMMGKKYSPRRRSKDMMMNSSQSHEPSISKMHHQNLHHMSSLLEMLDDPTESTRELALSLLAGILEKKEKALENCIETLVVKLLHATKDSALKVVNLAHICLTTVVTQFDPLGCLRAIASQLVSHDEKILIVSINSLSKLVMRLSHDDLMAHLSTFLPVLLDTFENHSPYVRKAILLCLVDTYLKLGPAVAPHLERLGGAQLLQLVVATSASRLSRANI